A window of Tepidisphaeraceae bacterium genomic DNA:
AAAGTGCGGCTGCAACTGTGCGACGACAAGGTCTGCTTCTTCCCGCAAAACGTGCCGTACTCGATCGAAACGTCGATCGCGCCCCCGGGCACCGCCGTCGAGACGTCGCAGACCGGCGCGTTCGCGCCGATGGCTACTGCTGATGCCACCGCCGCCGCCACGCCCGCCCGCAGCGCGTGGGTGTGGTTCGCGATCGCGTTCGGGGCCGGCATCATCTTCAACCTCATGCCCTGCGTGCTGCCCGTGCTGCCGCTGAAGGCGATGGGCTTTTACGAAGCGGCCCAGCACAGTCGGCTGCGCTCGGTCGGATTGGCGCTGGCGTTTACCGTTGGCATCGTCGCAGTGTTCGGCGTGCTGGCGGTGCTGATTCTCGTGACGAAGCAACTGACGTGGGGCTCGCAGTTCAGCAACCCGTGGTTTCTCTGGCCGATGGTCGCGATCCTCGCCCTCATGGGCATCGGCCTGATGGGCCTCTTCTCGCTCAGCCTGCCGACCGCCGTCTACAGCGTCACGCCGCGCCACGACACGGTCGGTGGCAACGTCGGGTTCGGCATTCTGACGGCCATCCTCTCCACCCCCTGCACCGCCCCGCTCTTTCCCGCACTCCTGCTCTGGGCGCAAACGCAGCCGACCGCCCTCGGCGTCGGCGCGATGCTGATGGTCGGCGTCGGCATGGCGGCGCCGTACCTCGTGCTGAGCGCGTTCCCCCAGTTGGCGATGCGCATGCCGCGCGTCGGTCCGTGGGCGGAGCTGTTCAAGCAGATGATGGGCTGGCTGTTGATCGGCAGCGCGGTCTTCTTCGCCGCGGGCCGACTGATTTCCGGCAGCAACTTCCTCTGGGCCATCGTCGCCGTCGCGGTGATCGCAGCCATCTTCCTCATCGCCCGCACGATCGCGCTGGGTGCAGGCCGGCGCGGCATCGCGGTCGCCAGCACGATCGCCGTGCTGCTGTTCGGCTCCACCTTCGCCTACGCCGGCCACATGAACGGCCTGTTCACC
This region includes:
- a CDS encoding cytochrome c biogenesis protein CcdA, whose protein sequence is MLRHTASIVLLVLTLLGGATASAQPAKATVDAAISTSQLLPGQESVVAVTINVPEGLHAQSHTPTKENYIKLTVTPDANDALTFGEPRYPPGVNKTYPALGELNVYEGTVVVQIPVQVPAGAQSGPVTIAGKVRLQLCDDKVCFFPQNVPYSIETSIAPPGTAVETSQTGAFAPMATADATAAATPARSAWVWFAIAFGAGIIFNLMPCVLPVLPLKAMGFYEAAQHSRLRSVGLALAFTVGIVAVFGVLAVLILVTKQLTWGSQFSNPWFLWPMVAILALMGIGLMGLFSLSLPTAVYSVTPRHDTVGGNVGFGILTAILSTPCTAPLFPALLLWAQTQPTALGVGAMLMVGVGMAAPYLVLSAFPQLAMRMPRVGPWAELFKQMMGWLLIGSAVFFAAGRLISGSNFLWAIVAVAVIAAIFLIARTIALGAGRRGIAVASTIAVLLFGSTFAYAGHMNGLFTDTVKWTPYSDEALATARATGRPVLVKFTANWCGNCQYIEATVFHDRDTVNAIESGNVLALKADLTHDGARGTKLLNELNPGGGIPFTAIYRPQSEKPITLSSIYTTPTLIDMIAPREISAGR